One Mailhella massiliensis DNA segment encodes these proteins:
- a CDS encoding protein-ADP-ribose hydrolase, producing MTQQQRRAYLIRMLFEERGERFRLPEGEEEQKRLLRALFNVREPRPASPEFLKVQDAWLQEEIASRGITRDVDIAPVRGRLCLWQGDIVTLACGAVVNAANRAMLGCFHPNHGCIDNAIHTFAGVQLRLACASVMKGAYARTGEAILTPAFNLPADFVIHAVGPELHGPLAPEHERLLAATYVACFERAAERRVRSLAFCCISTGVFRFPPRRAAEIAVATAEKQLERYPWMEKVIFNVFKDSDAAIYQRLLG from the coding sequence ATGACGCAGCAGCAGCGGCGGGCGTATCTCATCAGGATGCTTTTCGAGGAGCGGGGAGAGCGTTTTCGTCTTCCCGAAGGGGAAGAGGAGCAGAAGCGCCTTTTGCGCGCGCTGTTCAACGTGCGTGAGCCGCGCCCGGCCTCGCCGGAGTTTCTCAAGGTGCAGGATGCCTGGCTTCAGGAGGAAATAGCCTCCCGGGGCATCACGCGCGATGTCGATATCGCTCCGGTGAGAGGGCGGCTCTGCCTGTGGCAGGGGGATATCGTCACCCTTGCCTGCGGGGCCGTGGTCAATGCGGCCAACCGGGCCATGCTGGGCTGTTTTCACCCCAATCACGGCTGCATCGACAACGCGATACACACCTTTGCCGGGGTACAGCTTCGTCTGGCCTGCGCCTCGGTCATGAAGGGGGCGTATGCCCGCACGGGCGAGGCCATACTTACCCCGGCCTTCAATTTGCCGGCGGATTTCGTCATTCACGCCGTGGGACCGGAGCTGCACGGCCCCCTCGCGCCGGAACACGAAAGGCTTCTTGCCGCAACCTATGTTGCCTGTTTTGAGCGCGCGGCCGAACGCCGTGTGCGTTCTCTGGCCTTCTGCTGCATTTCCACGGGGGTGTTCCGTTTCCCGCCTCGGCGGGCGGCGGAAATCGCCGTGGCAACGGCGGAAAAGCAACTGGAACGATATCCATGGATGGAAAAGGTGATTTTCAATGTGTTCAAAGACAGCGATGCCGCGATATATCAACGTCTGCTCGGATGA
- a CDS encoding DUF2065 domain-containing protein codes for MNFNFSLFLAALGLACFLEALPWVLSPAKTREALRMLLSLSDGQLRNGGILLLALGLLVCAAGRALRGD; via the coding sequence ATGAATTTCAATTTTTCCCTGTTTCTCGCCGCCCTGGGCCTGGCCTGCTTTCTGGAAGCCCTGCCCTGGGTCCTCTCGCCCGCGAAAACGCGCGAGGCTCTGCGTATGCTGCTTTCCCTTTCCGACGGGCAGCTCCGCAACGGCGGTATCCTGCTCCTGGCCCTCGGCCTTCTTGTCTGCGCCGCGGGCCGCGCCCTCCGTGGAGACTGA
- the glmU gene encoding bifunctional UDP-N-acetylglucosamine diphosphorylase/glucosamine-1-phosphate N-acetyltransferase GlmU: MIPTDALILAAGKGTRMPSPRPKVLQTLLGESMLALVTATLDKVPGIGRILTLTGNEAAMVEAEAAYAAQRLGRQEVCIRQERQLGTGHALMTAMPSLQGDGCVLVVNGDTPLITPEVLGSFLEKAAGADVAFLSVELDDPASYGRVVRKDGAVRAIVEAKDFDPALYGPKEEAREVNTGIYLFSLPAVRTLLPSLSCENAGGEYYITDLVALGLNAGMDVRGIRAEGAGCDAAALLGVNTPAELAVAEEILTARRTRELLTSGVILHSPALVRVSPFSRVERGAEIFGPCEIYGDSVIEGGALIRSHGVLRNARIAGGVEVKEFCHIESAEIKSGAIVGPWARLRPQTVVEEGAHVGNFVELKKTRLGKGSKANHLTYLGDAEVGPGVNFGAGTITCNYDGKNKFRTVVGEGCFIGSNTSLVAPVSIGDGALVGAGSVIVEDVPAGKLALGRGRQVIRERKK, from the coding sequence ATGATTCCTACTGACGCCCTCATCCTCGCCGCCGGCAAGGGCACGCGTATGCCCTCCCCCCGCCCGAAGGTTCTTCAGACGCTGCTCGGGGAAAGTATGCTTGCCCTGGTGACGGCCACGCTCGACAAGGTGCCCGGCATCGGGCGCATCCTCACCCTTACCGGCAACGAAGCCGCCATGGTGGAGGCGGAAGCCGCATACGCCGCGCAGCGGCTCGGCAGGCAGGAGGTGTGCATACGCCAGGAAAGGCAGCTCGGCACGGGGCACGCCCTCATGACGGCCATGCCCTCTCTGCAGGGCGACGGCTGCGTGCTCGTGGTGAACGGCGACACGCCCCTCATCACCCCGGAAGTGCTCGGCAGCTTTCTGGAAAAAGCCGCCGGCGCGGACGTGGCCTTTTTAAGCGTGGAGCTCGACGACCCCGCCTCCTACGGCCGCGTGGTACGCAAAGACGGAGCGGTACGCGCCATTGTGGAAGCGAAGGACTTCGACCCCGCCCTCTACGGCCCGAAGGAAGAGGCCCGCGAGGTGAACACCGGCATCTACCTCTTTTCCCTGCCCGCGGTGCGTACGCTGCTGCCCTCCCTTTCCTGCGAGAACGCCGGAGGGGAATATTACATCACCGACCTTGTGGCCCTGGGCCTGAACGCGGGCATGGACGTGCGCGGCATACGCGCCGAGGGCGCGGGCTGCGATGCGGCCGCCCTTCTCGGCGTGAACACCCCGGCGGAACTTGCCGTGGCGGAAGAGATTCTCACCGCAAGAAGAACCCGGGAACTGCTGACCTCGGGCGTCATCCTGCATTCTCCTGCGCTTGTGCGCGTCAGCCCCTTCAGCCGTGTGGAAAGGGGCGCGGAAATCTTCGGCCCCTGCGAAATCTACGGCGATTCGGTGATTGAAGGGGGCGCGCTCATCCGTTCCCACGGCGTGCTGCGCAACGCACGCATCGCCGGCGGCGTGGAAGTGAAGGAGTTCTGCCATATCGAAAGCGCGGAAATAAAAAGCGGCGCCATCGTCGGTCCTTGGGCGCGCCTTCGCCCGCAGACCGTGGTGGAGGAAGGCGCCCATGTGGGCAACTTCGTGGAGCTCAAGAAAACGCGCCTCGGCAAAGGCTCCAAGGCCAACCACCTCACCTATCTCGGCGATGCCGAAGTGGGGCCGGGCGTCAACTTCGGCGCGGGAACCATCACCTGCAATTACGACGGGAAAAACAAGTTCCGCACCGTGGTGGGCGAAGGCTGCTTCATCGGCAGCAACACCTCGCTGGTGGCCCCGGTGAGCATAGGCGACGGCGCGCTTGTGGGCGCAGGCTCCGTCATCGTGGAAGACGTGCCCGCCGGAAAACTGGCCCTGGGCCGGGGCCGGCAGGTGATCAGGGAACGGAAAAAGTAG
- a CDS encoding 4Fe-4S binding protein, producing MTIEEIYRRFDRVGSCVFATVNGDTPETRVAHFLACDEEGLYFMTMTTKPFYRQLKEGGRVSVCALSASPEIRQTEEGLLEMEPGYFIRVTGDVREVSMEEIRAKNNPAFAYCIEDQQRYPAMTAFVLYRAWGEIFDYDFDMKKRDHKLERERFCFGGHRVEEPGLVITESCTGCGRCMKVCTFKAVRREGNRFVIDGSRCDECGDCWVHCPAGAVRHKGLPGNAPHGGRHEA from the coding sequence ATGACCATAGAAGAGATTTACCGTCGTTTCGACAGGGTAGGCAGCTGTGTGTTCGCCACGGTGAACGGGGATACGCCCGAAACCCGCGTGGCGCATTTTCTCGCCTGCGACGAGGAGGGGCTGTATTTTATGACCATGACCACCAAGCCTTTTTACCGTCAGCTCAAGGAAGGGGGCAGGGTGTCGGTATGCGCGCTGTCGGCCTCGCCCGAGATACGGCAGACGGAAGAAGGGCTTCTGGAAATGGAACCGGGGTATTTCATCCGCGTCACCGGCGACGTGCGCGAGGTGAGCATGGAGGAAATCAGGGCGAAGAACAACCCGGCCTTTGCCTACTGCATCGAGGATCAGCAGCGTTATCCCGCCATGACGGCCTTTGTGCTGTACCGGGCCTGGGGCGAGATTTTCGATTACGATTTCGACATGAAGAAGCGCGATCACAAGCTGGAGCGGGAGCGCTTCTGCTTCGGCGGGCATCGGGTGGAAGAGCCGGGGCTTGTCATTACCGAATCCTGCACGGGCTGCGGCAGGTGCATGAAGGTATGCACCTTCAAGGCCGTACGGCGCGAGGGGAACCGCTTCGTCATCGACGGTTCGCGCTGCGACGAATGCGGCGACTGCTGGGTGCACTGTCCTGCCGGGGCCGTGCGTCACAAGGGCCTGCCCGGGAACGCGCCGCATGGCGGGAGGCATGAGGCATGA
- a CDS encoding polyprenyl synthetase family protein, giving the protein MITFMSVLKYEQVKVNAALERELESMPAPLRDIAAHVLLAGGKRLRPLMTLASARLFGAEGPQLYELAVIPEMIHVATLLHDDVLDGADSRRGRQAAHVRFDVPRAILAGDALLAAASHKTASFGIPELLACVSESVLMTASGEAHEIALQHSLTHSMGEYLDIVAGKTGWLIKGSCRLGALYAGATASQVEAISEYGLNLGIAFQMVDDALDFADEAVTGKPTGGDLVEGKFTPPVMKYLEFLPRCDRETFCEKFREGSFTPEERARVSSDIRRLGFDEETRSMAREYLDRAQQCLEGLPQRFEQKLFREALDFVRDRRS; this is encoded by the coding sequence ATGATAACATTCATGTCCGTGCTGAAATATGAGCAGGTGAAGGTGAACGCCGCGCTGGAAAGGGAACTGGAATCCATGCCGGCGCCCCTGCGCGATATCGCCGCTCATGTCCTGCTGGCGGGCGGCAAACGCCTGCGCCCCCTGATGACCCTGGCCTCGGCGCGCCTGTTCGGCGCGGAGGGCCCGCAGCTTTATGAGCTTGCCGTCATCCCCGAAATGATCCATGTGGCCACGCTCCTGCACGACGACGTGCTCGACGGCGCGGATTCGCGCCGGGGCAGGCAGGCGGCGCATGTGCGTTTCGACGTGCCCCGCGCCATTCTCGCCGGGGACGCGCTGCTTGCTGCGGCAAGCCATAAGACGGCCTCCTTCGGCATACCGGAGCTGCTTGCCTGCGTGTCGGAATCGGTGCTCATGACCGCTTCCGGCGAAGCGCATGAAATCGCGCTCCAGCATTCGCTCACCCACAGCATGGGGGAATACCTGGACATCGTGGCGGGCAAGACGGGCTGGCTCATCAAGGGTTCCTGCCGCCTGGGCGCGCTTTACGCCGGGGCCACGGCTTCGCAGGTGGAGGCCATATCCGAATACGGCCTCAACCTGGGCATCGCCTTCCAGATGGTGGACGACGCGCTGGATTTTGCGGACGAGGCCGTTACGGGCAAGCCCACGGGCGGCGACCTTGTGGAAGGCAAGTTCACCCCGCCGGTCATGAAGTATCTGGAATTTCTTCCCCGATGCGACAGGGAAACCTTCTGCGAGAAGTTCCGCGAAGGTTCCTTCACGCCCGAGGAACGCGCCCGCGTTTCTTCCGACATCCGGCGCCTCGGCTTCGATGAGGAAACCCGGTCCATGGCGCGCGAGTACCTCGACAGGGCGCAGCAGTGCCTGGAAGGCCTGCCCCAGCGCTTCGAGCAGAAGCTCTTCCGCGAGGCGCTCGACTTTGTGCGCGACCGCAGGTCCTAA
- a CDS encoding SIR2 family NAD-dependent protein deacylase gives MPRYINVCSDDVSGLKRALNEADAVLVGAGAGLSAAAGLTYSGERFRRLFPDFIKAYGITDMYSGGFYPFATPEERWAWWSRHVWHNRYEPGSLPLYAKLLELVKDKNYFVLTSNVDHQFRLAGFAKERLFYMQGDYGLWQCSVPCHESTYENKEAVLAMLKAQKNMRIPSDLVPRCPRCGAPMSMNLRCDDTFVEDEGWFAANERYRDFVRRHQDCSLLLLELGVGYNTPGIIKYPFWEMAKKNPRATYAALNLDTPCIPGQLSGRAFWLRRDIGESINALLEDA, from the coding sequence ATGCCGCGATATATCAACGTCTGCTCGGATGATGTTTCGGGCCTGAAACGCGCCCTGAACGAGGCGGACGCCGTGCTCGTCGGCGCAGGCGCGGGCCTTTCCGCCGCCGCAGGGCTTACCTACTCGGGCGAGCGCTTCCGCCGCCTTTTTCCCGACTTCATCAAGGCCTACGGCATTACCGACATGTATTCCGGCGGCTTCTACCCCTTTGCCACCCCGGAAGAACGCTGGGCCTGGTGGAGCCGCCATGTCTGGCACAACCGTTACGAACCCGGCTCCCTGCCGCTCTACGCAAAGCTCCTCGAACTGGTGAAGGACAAGAATTACTTCGTCCTCACCTCCAATGTGGACCATCAGTTCCGCCTGGCGGGCTTTGCCAAAGAGCGCCTCTTCTACATGCAGGGCGATTACGGCCTCTGGCAGTGCTCCGTGCCCTGCCACGAAAGCACCTATGAGAATAAGGAGGCCGTCCTTGCCATGCTGAAGGCGCAGAAGAATATGCGCATCCCCTCGGACCTCGTGCCCCGCTGCCCCCGCTGCGGCGCGCCCATGTCCATGAACCTGCGCTGCGACGATACCTTTGTGGAAGATGAGGGATGGTTCGCCGCCAACGAACGTTACCGCGATTTCGTGCGCCGTCATCAGGATTGCTCCCTCCTGCTCCTCGAACTCGGCGTCGGCTACAATACCCCCGGCATCATCAAATATCCCTTCTGGGAAATGGCCAAAAAGAACCCCCGCGCAACCTACGCCGCCCTCAACCTCGATACCCCCTGTATCCCCGGTCAGTTGTCCGGCCGCGCCTTCTGGCTCCGCCGCGATATCGGCGAAAGCATAAACGCCCTGCTTGAGGATGCCTAG
- a CDS encoding enoyl-ACP reductase FabI, giving the protein MLLEGKKAVIFGVANKHSIAYGISSAFRREGAQLSFSYLNDALKKRVDPICAELSGDFTFPCDVASDEDIARSAELVKEKWGKVDVLVHSVAFASKDDLKGRYLDTSREGFKLALDISAYSLVALCKAFEPLLNPGASVLCMTYYGSEKMIPNYNVMGVAKAALEASVRYLATDFGPANIRVNAISAGPIRTLASSGISDFHQIGAMFEQRAPLHRLVTIDEVGNAAAFLASDLASGVTGEILYVDNGFQSTAL; this is encoded by the coding sequence ATGCTTCTTGAAGGAAAAAAAGCCGTCATCTTCGGCGTGGCCAACAAGCACAGCATCGCCTACGGCATCTCTTCCGCCTTCCGTCGCGAAGGCGCCCAGCTTTCGTTCAGCTACCTTAACGACGCCCTGAAAAAGCGCGTCGACCCCATCTGCGCCGAACTTTCCGGCGACTTCACCTTCCCCTGCGACGTGGCGAGCGACGAAGACATCGCCCGTTCCGCGGAACTCGTGAAGGAAAAGTGGGGCAAGGTGGACGTGCTCGTCCACTCCGTGGCCTTCGCCTCCAAGGACGACCTGAAGGGCCGCTACCTCGACACCTCCCGCGAAGGCTTCAAGCTTGCGCTGGATATTTCCGCCTACTCCCTGGTGGCCCTGTGCAAGGCCTTTGAACCGCTGCTCAACCCCGGCGCGTCCGTGCTCTGCATGACCTACTACGGTTCGGAAAAGATGATTCCCAACTACAACGTCATGGGCGTGGCCAAGGCCGCTCTTGAAGCTTCCGTGCGCTACCTCGCCACGGACTTCGGCCCGGCGAACATCCGCGTCAACGCCATCAGCGCCGGCCCCATCCGCACCCTGGCCTCCTCCGGCATTTCCGATTTCCACCAGATCGGCGCCATGTTCGAGCAGCGCGCTCCCCTGCACCGCCTCGTCACCATCGACGAAGTGGGCAACGCCGCGGCCTTCCTGGCTTCCGACCTCGCCTCCGGCGTGACCGGCGAAATCCTTTACGTGGACAACGGCTTCCAGAGCACCGCTCTGTAG
- a CDS encoding phosphoribosylaminoimidazolesuccinocarboxamide synthase: protein MQSLPYPVVTSTSLPGFHMCGRGKVRDIYDIDEKTLLIVTTDRMSAFDVILGDPIPWKGVILNQLTLFWMKKFSHLIPNHIIESDVDKYPAALRPFRDQLAGRSVLAKKAEPIKAECIVRGYLAGSGWKSYKNDGTLCNVKLPEGLLEDSKLPSVMFTPSTKGEAGTHDENISLEKMREIVGREHADKAAETALAIYREASEYAAGRGIIIADTKFEFGIADGELILIDEVLTPDSSRFWPAAGYDPGHSQPSFDKQYLRDWLETQDWDKTAPAPALPDNVRDTTAAKYQEAYRLLTGSPL from the coding sequence ATGCAATCTCTGCCCTACCCCGTCGTTACCTCCACCAGCCTGCCCGGATTCCACATGTGCGGCCGCGGCAAGGTACGCGATATCTACGACATTGATGAAAAGACTCTGCTCATCGTCACCACCGACCGCATGTCCGCCTTCGATGTCATCCTCGGAGACCCCATACCGTGGAAGGGCGTCATCCTGAACCAGCTCACCCTGTTCTGGATGAAAAAATTCTCCCACCTCATCCCCAACCACATCATCGAATCGGATGTGGACAAATACCCCGCCGCACTACGCCCCTTCCGCGATCAGCTCGCCGGGCGTTCCGTGCTGGCCAAAAAGGCCGAACCCATCAAGGCCGAATGCATCGTGCGCGGCTATCTTGCCGGTTCCGGCTGGAAGTCCTATAAGAACGATGGTACGCTCTGCAACGTGAAGCTCCCCGAAGGGCTGCTGGAGGACTCGAAGCTCCCCTCCGTCATGTTCACCCCCTCCACCAAGGGCGAAGCGGGCACGCATGACGAAAACATCAGCCTGGAGAAGATGCGCGAAATCGTGGGCAGAGAACATGCCGACAAGGCGGCCGAAACCGCCCTCGCCATCTACCGCGAAGCTTCCGAATACGCGGCCGGGCGCGGCATCATCATTGCGGACACCAAGTTCGAGTTCGGCATCGCCGACGGCGAGCTCATCCTCATCGACGAGGTGCTCACCCCCGATTCCTCCCGCTTCTGGCCCGCGGCGGGCTACGACCCCGGCCACAGCCAGCCGAGCTTCGACAAGCAGTACCTGCGCGACTGGCTGGAAACGCAGGACTGGGACAAGACAGCCCCCGCGCCCGCGCTGCCCGACAACGTGCGCGACACCACCGCTGCAAAATATCAGGAGGCGTACCGCCTGCTTACGGGCAGCCCCCTGTAA
- a CDS encoding chorismate mutase: MADQRSEEAIEKLRAEMDALDDEILTLVRRRFNLSRRIMTDQHRYGMPVEVFSHDREQQTIDRLKKLNEDSDCPMRGAHIGNIWQMIFSCTRVGW; encoded by the coding sequence ATGGCAGACCAAAGATCCGAAGAGGCCATTGAAAAACTGCGGGCGGAAATGGACGCCCTTGACGACGAAATCCTTACCCTGGTGCGCAGGCGCTTCAACCTGAGCCGCCGCATCATGACCGATCAGCACCGCTACGGTATGCCCGTGGAAGTATTCAGCCACGACCGCGAACAGCAGACCATAGACCGCCTCAAAAAACTCAATGAGGATTCCGACTGCCCCATGCGCGGCGCTCACATCGGCAACATCTGGCAGATGATATTCTCCTGCACCCGCGTGGGCTGGTAA
- a CDS encoding DHH family phosphoesterase: protein MAYFRVLSAQLALLQSLLVKEESWAILITADPDALASAMALQRIIRARVKSVTIARTNEISRPDNLAMIRYLNIPVVKWRPSMRKKIQRFALVDSQAHHNPAFAGIDFSVVIDHHPLPTEPCSAPFQDIRPGYGSVSTIMTEYLYSAGIRPARLLATALQYGIRTDTGTFGRNCMEVDMRAYHYLSRFGDAGIMNRILRSEYMPEWLPYFSRAFETLRPCGRGSYVWLGKVESSDILVVVADFFLKVHGLRWVAVCGSCAGRVIVIFRGGYGKMDLGAVASGVFSGMGSGGGHKTMARAEAAVMDIPVEERSGLEEYVFRLIYAAAEKRRRKAGPDPKPGNGDEAGEDAKKKDEDDDAEKGAEQKSA, encoded by the coding sequence ATGGCCTATTTTCGCGTGCTTTCCGCGCAGCTTGCGCTTCTTCAGTCTCTGCTCGTCAAGGAAGAATCGTGGGCCATACTCATCACCGCCGACCCGGACGCGCTGGCCAGCGCCATGGCGCTTCAGCGCATCATCCGCGCCAGAGTGAAAAGCGTGACCATAGCCCGCACCAACGAGATCAGCCGGCCGGACAACCTGGCCATGATCCGCTACCTCAACATTCCCGTGGTGAAGTGGCGGCCCTCCATGCGGAAGAAGATACAGCGCTTTGCGCTGGTGGATTCCCAGGCGCATCACAATCCGGCCTTTGCGGGCATCGACTTTTCCGTCGTCATCGATCATCACCCCCTGCCCACCGAACCCTGTTCCGCGCCGTTTCAGGACATACGGCCCGGCTACGGCTCGGTGAGCACCATCATGACGGAATACCTCTATTCCGCGGGCATACGCCCGGCGCGCCTGCTGGCCACGGCCCTGCAGTACGGCATACGCACGGACACGGGCACCTTCGGGCGCAACTGCATGGAAGTGGACATGCGGGCCTATCATTACCTGAGCCGCTTCGGTGACGCGGGCATCATGAACCGCATCCTGCGCAGCGAATACATGCCCGAGTGGCTTCCCTATTTTTCCCGCGCCTTTGAAACCCTGCGCCCCTGCGGCCGCGGAAGCTATGTGTGGCTCGGCAAGGTGGAAAGCTCCGACATCCTCGTGGTGGTGGCGGATTTCTTCCTCAAGGTGCACGGCCTGCGCTGGGTGGCCGTATGCGGTTCGTGTGCGGGCCGCGTCATCGTGATTTTCCGGGGCGGCTACGGCAAGATGGATCTCGGCGCGGTGGCCTCCGGCGTGTTTTCCGGCATGGGCAGCGGCGGCGGCCACAAGACCATGGCCCGGGCCGAAGCCGCCGTCATGGATATTCCCGTGGAGGAGCGCAGCGGCCTTGAGGAATATGTGTTCCGTCTCATCTACGCGGCTGCGGAAAAGCGCCGCCGCAAGGCCGGGCCCGACCCGAAACCCGGCAACGGGGACGAGGCCGGAGAGGATGCGAAAAAGAAGGATGAAGATGACGATGCGGAGAAGGGCGCGGAGCAGAAAAGCGCCTGA
- a CDS encoding carbon-nitrogen hydrolase family protein, with amino-acid sequence MSTLRIALVQKKAIPNNRNRNAELAVQHIHEVSCLGADMVLFPEMWSNGYAAPFEGAFEYPTNPAFENERSAWLEDAVTMESDYAAAIKNAAAQNRIGVCATWLSKTENAFQNTAVVIDRSGNILLNYAKVHTCDFSLEALLQHGDEFKVCDFEGISLGVMICYDREFPESARVLMLKGAEIILVPNACAMNAHRIHQLNARAFENMVGVAMANYPGKGWGCSCAFSPVVFDENGNSLDNTLVKANDVQEDILTAEFDMDRIRTYRELETWGNAYRKPAAYAALVDVEVKKPFIRNRQNG; translated from the coding sequence ATGTCGACGCTCCGCATTGCGCTGGTACAAAAAAAAGCCATACCCAACAACAGAAACAGGAATGCGGAACTGGCCGTTCAGCATATACACGAAGTCTCCTGCCTAGGGGCGGATATGGTACTTTTTCCAGAAATGTGGTCGAACGGATATGCCGCGCCTTTTGAAGGTGCGTTTGAATATCCGACAAATCCTGCTTTTGAAAACGAGCGCAGCGCATGGCTGGAAGATGCCGTCACCATGGAAAGCGACTATGCAGCCGCCATAAAGAACGCTGCCGCCCAAAACAGGATTGGAGTTTGCGCCACATGGCTGTCAAAGACAGAGAACGCCTTCCAGAATACCGCCGTCGTCATTGACCGGAGCGGAAACATCCTGCTGAATTACGCAAAAGTGCATACCTGCGATTTTTCTCTGGAAGCACTGCTGCAGCACGGAGATGAGTTCAAGGTATGCGACTTTGAAGGCATTTCGCTGGGCGTCATGATCTGCTACGACCGTGAGTTCCCGGAAAGCGCCCGTGTTCTGATGCTGAAGGGAGCAGAAATCATTCTGGTTCCCAATGCCTGTGCCATGAACGCTCACAGAATCCATCAACTGAATGCCAGAGCTTTTGAAAACATGGTCGGCGTTGCCATGGCGAACTATCCCGGCAAAGGATGGGGGTGTTCCTGCGCCTTTTCCCCGGTTGTGTTTGATGAAAACGGAAACAGTCTGGACAATACGCTTGTAAAGGCCAACGACGTTCAGGAAGATATTCTGACGGCGGAGTTCGACATGGATCGCATCCGAACCTACCGGGAACTGGAAACATGGGGAAATGCGTACCGCAAACCTGCGGCTTATGCGGCCCTCGTCGATGTCGAAGTGAAAAAGCCGTTTATACGAAACCGGCAAAACGGATGA